The proteins below are encoded in one region of Pelecanus crispus isolate bPelCri1 chromosome 4, bPelCri1.pri, whole genome shotgun sequence:
- the TACC3 gene encoding transforming acidic coiled-coil-containing protein 3 yields MSLQILNAENGENGGSINDDLTAEDCGFFFAPPEPTGRPSILRLSQKENLPPKSVAKAMKVTFQTPLRDPQTRKILSPTMTDKLEGTFMLDDYSEALADDLLSAPINVDTCEQKTEAEAGNTAINTQMPEKVSVAPYPDDEMPVMSRGSYNLDFDNLNDINPFQSSVQLQHSPGNLQKSPVKASSSPEKTSEKSSDSLVDDTASFASTTARTERSSEEEKTSFSGQESVLRELESNKSKLSPKQAISDSVQDVKSASTDVSQTDNSVGLAEAPTPPVQLSGNLGPSGSGVTNSSKTGESKLQSVAVAEEASAEESKPAEELAISKGEPAEKPGVTKAGPVKLEFDFDNTTARKPPPKKLGKRPGIKPPSKKTPITKMKTENTEVQSKSNVEDEIPVPKASYKFDWDKLDDPNFNPFGGGSKISSSPKCSKPSPQKTPLQEEQDSTSSRREPLPVEQDNKPSTRETLEKREPKSPEISKQSVVEDKPRNQEDKPGVQAEAELPGRITMEKQMSQSKMSPANVPSQDNLVSADSGKKSMSAEEIKPSSHRTEITADEQTANTEPEELFRPSSEVLGMGIEIDYLEQFGTSSFKESALRKQSLYLKFDPLLRDSPRKPISGTIETDMNIMTAPLKHGPVADLSKLLEEAEKPAVSLQNEEKPKGLDLLGTFPTSDTGPLIPDSLTSDVPPLPFAASTNTAVDAIIDVLKYSQKDMDAAVELVKREVQEKQLETQEWKKKYDKLHMEYKEMGKIVAEFEGTITQMMEDAQKQKELSKKEMQRMVEEKQQVISDLNSMEKSFSELFKRFEKQKEVLEGYRKNEEALKKCAEEYLARIKKEEQRYQALKAHAEEKLHQANEEIAQVRSKAKSETAALQASLRKEQMRIQSLERSLEQKTKENDELTKICDDLILKMEKI; encoded by the exons ATGAGTCTGCAGATTTTGAatgcagaaaatggagaaaatggagGAAGCATCAATGATGATCTAACAGCTGAAGACtgtggctttttctttgcaCCACCGGAACCTACAGGGAGACCTTCCATTCTACGCCTGTCCCAGAAAGAAAACTTACCACCAAAAAGTGTGGCAAAAGCTATGAAG GTAACCTTTCAAACTCCTCTAAGAGATCCTCAGACTCGAAAAATCTTAAGTCCTACTATGACAGACAAACTTGAGGGTACTTTCATGCTTGATGACTACAGTGAAGCCTTGGCGGATGATCTTTTATCTGCACCCATCAATGTTGA cacaTGTGAACAAAAGACTGAAGCCGAAGCAGGTAATACAGCGATAAATACACAAATGCCAGAGAAGGTCAGTGTGGCTCCTTACCCAGATGATGAGATGCCAGTGATGAGTCGAGGTTCCTACAATCTTGATTTTGATAACTTAAATGACATCAATCCCTTTCAAAGTTCAGTGCAGTTGCAGCATTCTCCTGGAAATCTGCAAAAGTCTCCTGTAAAAGCATCTAGCAGCCCTgagaaaacttctgaaaaaagcaGTGATTCTCTTGTGGATGATACAGCTTCTTTTGCTTCAACCACAGCAAGAACAGAGCGCTCAAGCGAGGAGGAGAAGACTTCTTTCTCTGGACAAGAATCTGTCTTGAGAGAGCTGGAGTCTAACAAATCCAAGCTGTCCCCTAAGCAAGCAATCAGTGACTCTGTGCAGGATGTGAAGTCTGCTTCCACAGATGTCAGCCAAACTGATAACTCAGTGGGATTAGCAGAAGCACCCACACCTCCTGTACAGTTATCTGGCAACTTAGGTCCCAGTGGTTCTGGTGTAACAAATTCCTCTAAAACTGGGGAATCAAAGCTTCAGAGTGTTGCAGTAGCAGAAGAAGCCTCTGCAGAAGAGTCAAagcctgcagaagagctggCTATCTCCAAAGGGGAACCTGCAGAAAAGCCTGGTGTCACCAAGGCTGGGCCAGTAAAACTGGAATTTGACTTTGATAATACCACTGCTAGAAAACCACCTCCGAAGAAACTAGGTAAAAGACCTGGAATTAAGCCACCTTCCAAAAAAACTCCTAttaccaaaatgaaaacagagaacaCTGAAGTGCAAAGTAAAAGTAATGTGGAAGATGAAATCCCTGTTCCCAAAGCATCTTATAAGTTCGACTGGGACAAACTTGATGATCCAAACTTCAATCCATTTGGAGGAGGCTCTAAAATTTCCAGCTCACCCAAGTGTTCTAAACCTAGCCCTCAGAAAACTCCCCTGCAAGAGGAGCAGGACAGTACGTCATCAAGAAGGGAGCCTCTTCCAGTGGAGCAGGATAACAAACCAAGTACCCGTGAAACTCTTGAGAAAAGAGAACCCAAAAGTCC ggaAATCAGCAAACAGAGTGTGGTAGAAGACAAGCCAAGAAATCAAGAAGACAAGCCAGGAGTTCAAGCAGAAGCTGAACTTCCAGGAAGGATTACCATG GAGAAGCAAATGAGTCAATCTAAAATGTCTCCAGCTAATGTCCCCTCTCAAGATAATTTGGTTTCTGCTGACTCTGGAAAAAAGTCAATGtctgcagaagaaattaaaccTAGTTCCCACAGAACTGAAATAACAGCAGATGAGCAGACAGCTAACACTGAACCTGAAGAGCTCTTCAGACCATCATCAGAAG ttCTAGGGATGGGCATAGAAATAGACTATCTGGAACAGTTTGGGACTTCATCA TTCAAAGAGTCTGCCTTGAGGAAACAGTCGCTGTATTTGAAGTTTGACCCTCTATTGAGAGACAGTCCGAGAAAACCAATTTCTGGTACTATTGAAACAGATATGAATATTATGACAGCTCCACTTAAGCATGG tCCTGTTGCTGATTTAAGTAAATTGCttgaggaagctgaaaagcctgCAGTGAGtcttcaaaatgaagaaaaaccaaaaggaCTAGATCTTCTGGGAACATTTCCAACTTCT gaCACAGGTCCCCTAATTCCAGACTCCCTGACTAGTGATGTTCCTCCACTCCCTTTTGCTGCTTCCACAAACACTGCAGTGGATGCTATTATAGATGTGCTAAAATATAGCCAAAAAGACATGGATGCAGCTGTTGAACTGGTTAAGAGAGAG gTTCAAGAGAAACAGTTGGAGACAcaggaatggaaaaagaagtatGACAAGCTTCATATGGAATACAAGGAAATGGG aaaaatagttGCCGAGTTTGAAGGTACAATAACACAAATGATGG AGGATGctcagaagcaaaaggaattatcaaagaaagaaatgcagaggatGGTGGAAGAGAAGCAACAAGTTATTTCAGATCTGAACTCCATGGAGAAATCTTTCTCTGAACTCTTCAAAcgatttgaaaaacagaaagaagtgcTAGAGGGTTACCGCAAA AATGAAGAagctctgaaaaaatgtgctgaaGAATACCTGgctagaattaaaaaagaggAGCAGAGGTATCAGGCACTAAAGGCAcatgctgaagaaaagctgcaTCA AGCAAATGAGGAAATTGCCCAGGTACGAAGCAAAGCTAAATCGGAGACTGCAGCACTACAAGCCAGTCTCCGCAAAGAACAAATGAGGATCCAGTCTTTAGAGAGGAGCCTTGAACAAAAG ACTAAAGAAAATGACGAACTAACGAAGATCTGTGATGACTTGATcttgaagatggaaaaaatttGA